One segment of Herbaspirillum hiltneri N3 DNA contains the following:
- a CDS encoding LysR family transcriptional regulator: MQANISTRLLQAFLMLNDCRHFGHAAQRCHVSQSAFSVMIQKLEAAAGARLFERDTRNVTLTPEGELFVEVARQLMSDIEAAFSDMSDYVARRKGRVSIAALPSLAAGWLPPVIAMYRAQHPGVTVELFDAISDHCLNYLRQGKADIALTAPGPNLMEFDTQPLCEDPFYLVCRRDHKLAKKRVIRVEQLAGCELIHLARSTSVRQHLDTLLQPVGVINTGLEVEHLATVAGLIESGLGVSLVPELTLFQFRHPNLVAIPLNAPDLVRPLLIVKARERSLSIAAQGLLELIQEKSRSGFAP, translated from the coding sequence ATGCAAGCCAATATCTCCACTCGCCTGTTGCAGGCTTTTCTCATGCTCAACGATTGCCGCCATTTCGGCCATGCAGCGCAACGCTGCCACGTGTCGCAATCGGCATTCAGCGTGATGATCCAGAAACTGGAAGCCGCTGCCGGCGCCAGACTGTTTGAACGCGACACACGCAACGTGACGCTGACGCCGGAAGGTGAATTGTTCGTCGAGGTGGCGCGTCAGCTGATGAGCGATATTGAGGCCGCGTTTTCTGACATGAGCGACTATGTGGCGCGGCGCAAGGGCAGAGTGTCGATCGCTGCCTTGCCATCGTTGGCTGCGGGTTGGTTGCCGCCGGTGATTGCGATGTATCGCGCACAGCATCCCGGCGTGACGGTGGAGTTGTTCGATGCGATTTCGGATCACTGCCTGAACTACCTGCGCCAGGGCAAGGCCGACATAGCGCTGACCGCGCCGGGACCAAACCTGATGGAATTCGACACGCAACCGTTGTGCGAGGATCCGTTTTACCTGGTGTGCCGGCGCGATCACAAGCTGGCAAAGAAACGCGTGATCCGGGTGGAGCAACTGGCCGGCTGCGAACTGATCCATCTAGCGCGTTCAACCAGCGTACGCCAGCATCTCGATACGCTGCTGCAGCCGGTCGGCGTGATCAATACGGGATTGGAAGTGGAGCATCTGGCGACGGTCGCCGGCCTGATTGAAAGCGGCCTGGGCGTGAGCCTGGTGCCGGAACTGACGCTGTTCCAGTTCCGTCATCCGAATCTGGTGGCGATTCCGCTGAATGCGCCCGATCTGGTGCGGCCGCTGCTGATCGTCAAGGCCAGGGAACGCAGCCTGTCGATTGCGGCGCAAGGTTTGCTGGAGCTGATACAGGAAAAAAGCCGGTCAGGATTTGCACCCTGA
- a CDS encoding patatin-like phospholipase family protein has protein sequence MTRPPALLSLRLLGLLAGVAFLTAASSSSAAEASSATATTPEAKPRPRVGLVLSGGGARGYAHLGVLQYLEKLHVPVDYIAATSMGALVGGLYATGISAEDLENCLSQTNLSDIAFDRNERAKLPQSQREDDFQYPISIAAGYDDGKLKLAPGLVQGNNLLTLLQNWTAQLPANISFERLPIPFRAVATDLGKGTEVILERGSLPRAMRASMAVPGLFAPYAIDGRTLVDGGLVSNLPVQEARDMGADVIIAVNIATPLQDPANLQSPTAVAQQMVGILIQQNVKAQKALLGKDDVLIEPELAGMSFTDFARGKDGVNAGWNAAQKQSARLTELSLPPAQWQAYLAARQTGAVLAHDTRVDAIEIKTTGRIPAAYVRSRLSVKEGDVYDADKINQQLSQLATNGDFNALTQEIVEKDGRNVLLIDAEEKSWGPQYLLFGLGLSNNFNGRGGVNLQIGHRYPWINQSGLEWRNDLVLGNNRASLHSELRQPILGTSGIYLSPYVDLNRRYVDIYLDGSDAKASPATQYRIDTYTAGVDLGMPLARLGEVRLGVNYQHNKYTPTYNLSDPSFGSLYDTAQSNQPVARARLTIDQLDDPLFPRKGYYLFAEAHRGFGKEDDRYSDAQFKSLWAFSHDRNTVNVALEAASNLSSNNPGPGFFLGGFQRLSAYAADQFYGNYLLYSRLTYLRDLNDFALPGLRNPVLGTSLEAGNVWQSRSAMGDGPYRKSVSMFLGGSSPVGPLYFGAALGDQGVWNVYLQLGRVF, from the coding sequence GTGACACGCCCTCCCGCCCTTCTCTCCCTTCGCTTGCTCGGCTTGCTGGCGGGAGTTGCATTCCTCACTGCTGCTTCCTCCTCATCGGCCGCAGAGGCTTCCTCCGCAACAGCAACGACACCCGAAGCCAAGCCGCGCCCGCGCGTCGGCCTGGTCCTGTCCGGCGGCGGCGCTCGCGGCTATGCGCATCTGGGCGTGCTGCAATATCTGGAGAAACTGCACGTGCCGGTCGACTATATCGCCGCCACCAGCATGGGCGCGCTGGTCGGCGGCCTGTACGCCACCGGGATTTCGGCGGAAGACCTGGAAAACTGCCTGTCGCAGACCAATCTCAGCGACATCGCCTTCGACCGCAACGAGCGCGCCAAGCTGCCGCAATCGCAGCGTGAAGACGATTTCCAGTATCCGATCTCGATTGCCGCCGGTTACGACGACGGCAAGCTCAAACTCGCTCCCGGCCTGGTGCAGGGAAACAACCTGCTGACCTTGCTGCAGAACTGGACGGCGCAGTTGCCGGCCAACATTTCCTTCGAGCGCTTGCCGATTCCGTTTCGCGCCGTCGCCACCGATCTCGGCAAGGGCACCGAAGTCATCCTTGAGCGCGGCTCCCTGCCGCGCGCCATGCGCGCCAGCATGGCGGTGCCGGGGCTGTTCGCACCGTACGCCATCGACGGCCGCACGCTGGTCGATGGCGGCCTGGTCAGCAACCTGCCGGTGCAGGAAGCACGCGACATGGGCGCCGACGTCATCATCGCGGTCAACATCGCCACCCCCTTGCAGGATCCCGCCAATCTGCAATCTCCCACTGCCGTCGCGCAGCAGATGGTGGGCATCCTGATCCAGCAAAACGTCAAGGCGCAGAAGGCCCTGCTGGGCAAGGATGACGTGCTGATCGAACCGGAACTGGCCGGCATGTCTTTCACGGATTTTGCGCGCGGCAAGGATGGCGTCAACGCAGGCTGGAACGCGGCGCAGAAGCAAAGCGCCCGCCTCACCGAACTGTCGCTGCCGCCGGCGCAGTGGCAGGCCTATCTGGCGGCGCGCCAGACCGGAGCCGTCCTGGCGCATGACACCCGCGTCGATGCGATCGAAATCAAGACCACCGGAAGGATTCCTGCAGCCTATGTGCGCAGCCGGCTCAGCGTGAAGGAAGGCGATGTCTACGACGCCGACAAGATCAACCAGCAGCTGTCGCAATTGGCGACCAACGGCGACTTCAACGCACTGACCCAGGAGATCGTTGAAAAAGATGGCCGCAACGTGCTGCTGATCGATGCGGAGGAAAAATCCTGGGGACCGCAATATCTGCTGTTCGGACTCGGTCTGTCCAATAATTTCAACGGTCGCGGCGGCGTCAATCTGCAGATCGGCCATCGCTATCCGTGGATCAATCAAAGCGGCCTGGAATGGCGCAATGACCTGGTGCTCGGCAACAACCGCGCCAGCCTGCACAGCGAGCTGCGTCAGCCGATCCTTGGCACCAGCGGCATCTATCTGTCCCCGTATGTCGACCTGAACCGCCGCTACGTCGACATCTACCTCGACGGCAGCGACGCCAAAGCCTCGCCGGCGACGCAATACCGCATCGATACCTACACCGCCGGAGTCGACCTCGGCATGCCGCTGGCGCGGCTGGGCGAAGTGCGGCTGGGCGTCAATTATCAGCACAACAAATACACGCCCACCTACAACTTGTCGGATCCGTCTTTCGGTTCGCTCTACGACACCGCACAAAGCAACCAGCCCGTGGCGCGCGCACGACTGACCATCGACCAGCTCGACGATCCGCTGTTTCCGCGCAAGGGCTACTACCTGTTCGCCGAAGCGCATCGCGGCTTCGGCAAGGAAGACGATCGCTACAGCGACGCCCAGTTCAAGAGCCTGTGGGCCTTCAGCCATGATCGCAACACCGTCAACGTGGCGCTGGAAGCGGCCAGCAATCTGTCGTCCAACAATCCGGGGCCAGGCTTTTTCCTGGGTGGATTCCAGCGCCTGTCGGCGTATGCGGCCGATCAGTTCTATGGAAATTATCTGCTGTACAGCAGGCTGACCTACTTGCGCGACCTCAATGACTTCGCCCTGCCGGGCCTGCGCAATCCCGTGCTCGGCACCAGCCTCGAAGCAGGCAACGTGTGGCAGTCGCGCAGCGCCATGGGCGACGGTCCGTACCGAAAGAGCGTCAGCATGTTCCTCGGCGGCAGCAGTCCGGTCGGACCGCTGTACTTCGGCGCCGCGCTTGGCGATCAGGGTGTGTGGAACGTCTATCTGCAGCTGGGACGCGTGTTCTGA
- a CDS encoding AtuA-related protein, which translates to MLLRDIAHSRAGDKGDISNISVIAYDLKDYALLETYLTPERVKAHFAGVVRGEVVRYTLPHLGALNFVMQQALGGGVTRSLALDAHGKSLSGAMLAIVLPEQE; encoded by the coding sequence ATGCTGCTACGTGACATCGCGCATTCACGCGCCGGCGACAAAGGCGATATATCCAACATCTCCGTCATCGCCTACGACCTCAAGGACTACGCCCTGCTGGAAACATACCTGACCCCGGAACGCGTCAAGGCGCATTTCGCCGGTGTCGTGCGAGGCGAGGTAGTCCGCTACACGCTACCGCACCTGGGCGCCCTCAACTTCGTCATGCAGCAAGCGCTGGGCGGCGGCGTGACACGTTCACTGGCGCTGGATGCACATGGGAAGAGTCTGAGCGGGGCAATGCTCGCCATCGTGCTTCCCGAGCAGGAATAA
- a CDS encoding CitMHS family transporter, translating to MLALLGFITIVVLLAAILTKKMSPLAALIAIPFIAALIGGFGLGTGKFMVDGIKSIAPIVGMFVFAILFFGILKDAGMLDPIINKVLKVVGMRPSRIVLGSAVLAAIVHLDGSGAVTFLVTIPALLPLYERLKMDKRILACVVAMAAGVANALPWGGPTLRAAAALHIPVADLYLPLIPVQICGMLFVFTCAWLLGKKEERRLGLTAAASASDEITHHQQELSTEQLELRRPKLFVVNVVLVLLVLGTMITGKVDPVACFMIGTVIALFINYPNVAQQRARIDSHAKAALMMASILLAAGVFTGIMKGTGMLTAMAKFVAGSIPVDMAHHLPAALAVISMPLSLLFDPDSFYFGVLPVLAEASSALGVPSIQMAQASLLGQMTTGFPVSPLTPATFLLIGLVGIELSDHQKFTIPFLFATTIFMTLVAIVLGLFPF from the coding sequence ATGCTCGCCCTGCTCGGCTTTATCACGATCGTTGTTTTACTAGCGGCCATCCTGACCAAGAAAATGTCGCCGCTGGCGGCGTTGATCGCCATTCCATTCATCGCCGCATTGATTGGCGGCTTCGGTCTCGGCACCGGAAAATTCATGGTCGACGGCATCAAGAGCATTGCGCCGATTGTCGGCATGTTCGTCTTCGCCATCCTCTTCTTCGGCATCCTCAAGGACGCCGGCATGCTCGACCCGATCATCAATAAAGTCCTGAAGGTGGTCGGCATGCGGCCATCGCGCATTGTGCTCGGCTCCGCAGTGCTGGCCGCCATCGTGCATCTCGACGGCTCTGGTGCGGTGACGTTCCTGGTGACGATTCCTGCGCTGCTGCCGCTGTACGAACGGCTCAAGATGGACAAGCGAATTCTTGCTTGTGTAGTCGCCATGGCCGCCGGTGTCGCCAATGCCTTGCCTTGGGGCGGCCCGACCCTGCGCGCCGCCGCAGCGCTGCATATCCCGGTCGCCGATTTATATCTGCCTTTGATCCCGGTGCAAATCTGCGGCATGCTGTTCGTCTTCACCTGCGCCTGGTTGCTCGGCAAAAAAGAAGAGCGCCGCCTGGGATTGACCGCCGCTGCCTCGGCCAGTGACGAAATTACTCATCATCAGCAGGAACTCAGCACGGAACAGCTCGAACTGCGCCGTCCCAAGCTCTTTGTCGTCAATGTTGTCCTCGTCCTGCTGGTGCTTGGCACGATGATTACCGGCAAAGTCGATCCGGTGGCCTGCTTCATGATCGGTACCGTCATCGCCCTGTTCATCAACTATCCGAACGTGGCGCAACAGCGCGCGCGCATCGACTCGCATGCCAAAGCCGCCTTGATGATGGCCAGCATCCTGCTTGCCGCCGGTGTTTTCACCGGCATCATGAAAGGCACCGGCATGCTGACCGCCATGGCCAAATTCGTGGCGGGCAGCATTCCCGTCGACATGGCGCATCACTTGCCGGCAGCGCTGGCCGTCATCTCCATGCCCCTGAGCCTGCTGTTCGATCCGGACTCGTTCTACTTCGGCGTCTTGCCGGTGTTGGCAGAAGCCAGCTCCGCGCTCGGCGTTCCCTCGATACAGATGGCCCAGGCATCGTTGCTGGGACAGATGACCACCGGATTTCCGGTCAGCCCTTTGACCCCCGCGACCTTCCTGCTGATCGGTCTGGTGGGCATCGAACTCAGCGACCATCAGAAATTCACGATTCCGTTCCTCTTCGCTACGACGATTTTCATGACCCTCGTAGCGATCGTCCTGGGCTTGTTTCCCTTTTGA
- a CDS encoding acyclic terpene utilization AtuA family protein, with amino-acid sequence MKTIRIGAGAGYSGDRIEPAVELVEKGELDYLIFECLAERTIAIGQQTRRADPNQGYDPLLADRMLAVLKLCAGKGIKIVTNMGAANPLAGAAKVREIAAALGLKGLKIAAVAGDDVLDVLLDGDYRIEDNGKPVKSLGDKLISANAYLGAQPIVDALKAGADVVITGRVADPALVLGPLIHEFGWAMDDWPRLGQGTLAGHLLECAGQITGGYFSDPGVKDVRSLARLGFPIGEIAEDGSMVITKVAGSGGQVTAATCKEQLLYEIHDPQAYLTPDVIADFSQVSITEIAPDRVAISGASGRPRPATLKTTLGYVDSYIGEGQISYAGPGAQARGQLALDIVRQRLAIIDVKTDETRYDLIGVNAIHNGQQSASAVEPYEVRARVVGRTASMREAIRIGNEVETLYTCGPAGGGGVTKSAKEIIAVLSALVPRELIHPAIHFEES; translated from the coding sequence ATGAAAACCATCCGCATCGGCGCTGGCGCCGGTTATTCCGGCGACCGTATTGAACCCGCCGTCGAGCTCGTCGAAAAAGGCGAGCTTGACTATCTGATTTTCGAATGCCTGGCAGAACGCACCATCGCCATCGGCCAGCAGACACGCAGGGCCGACCCGAACCAGGGCTATGATCCGCTGTTGGCCGATCGCATGCTGGCGGTACTGAAGCTATGCGCCGGCAAAGGCATCAAGATCGTTACCAACATGGGCGCCGCCAATCCGCTCGCCGGCGCGGCAAAAGTCAGAGAAATCGCCGCAGCGCTGGGACTGAAGGGGCTGAAAATCGCCGCCGTCGCCGGCGACGACGTGCTCGATGTTCTGCTCGACGGCGACTATCGCATTGAAGACAACGGCAAGCCCGTGAAATCGCTCGGCGACAAACTGATCTCCGCCAACGCCTACCTTGGCGCGCAACCCATCGTTGACGCTCTCAAAGCCGGTGCAGATGTCGTCATCACGGGCCGCGTCGCCGATCCTGCGCTGGTCCTGGGTCCGCTGATTCATGAATTCGGCTGGGCCATGGACGACTGGCCGCGATTGGGCCAAGGCACCCTGGCCGGTCACTTGCTCGAGTGTGCCGGGCAGATCACCGGTGGTTATTTTTCCGATCCGGGCGTCAAAGACGTCAGGAGTTTGGCGCGCCTCGGTTTTCCCATCGGCGAAATCGCCGAAGACGGCAGCATGGTGATCACCAAGGTAGCCGGATCCGGCGGCCAGGTCACCGCAGCCACCTGTAAGGAACAGCTGCTGTACGAAATTCATGACCCTCAGGCCTACCTGACTCCCGATGTCATTGCCGATTTCTCACAGGTCTCGATCACGGAAATTGCTCCCGACCGCGTCGCCATCAGCGGCGCCTCCGGCCGTCCGCGCCCTGCCACCCTCAAGACCACGCTGGGGTATGTCGACAGCTACATCGGCGAAGGACAGATATCCTATGCCGGCCCCGGCGCACAGGCGCGCGGACAATTGGCGCTGGACATCGTCAGGCAGCGCCTGGCCATCATCGATGTAAAGACCGACGAGACGCGTTACGACCTGATCGGTGTCAATGCCATTCACAACGGCCAACAGTCGGCATCCGCAGTCGAACCCTACGAAGTCCGCGCCCGGGTCGTCGGCCGCACCGCCAGCATGCGTGAAGCGATACGCATCGGCAACGAAGTCGAAACCTTGTATACCTGCGGCCCAGCCGGTGGTGGAGGCGTGACCAAATCAGCCAAGGAAATCATCGCCGTCCTCTCCGCGCTGGTACCGCGTGAATTGATTCATCCCGCCATCCATTTCGAGGAAAGTTGA
- a CDS encoding alpha/beta hydrolase: MTARVGVIMIHGLGGTQYDLGSLHKILQKAGIDTHAVTLSGHGTRPEDLIPVRAEQWIDMLIAQYRELQPRYEQLHVMGMCMGALLALVLCERVGHTEKQGKLVTLAPPVYIDGWSTPWYANLRSLCYLIPGVASRMKVEEGEPYGIKNTLVRAVVKAKFERGDNFHYRWVPMACIRQVDRLRSWVFAGARNIKAPTLIVHAREDELTSLRSAEFLQARLADARTVVLENSYHMICVDNDRDQVANSVLEFFGFPPLPERVRRQRGTVA; encoded by the coding sequence ATGACAGCCCGGGTTGGCGTCATCATGATCCACGGCCTGGGCGGCACGCAATACGATCTTGGCTCGCTGCACAAGATCCTGCAAAAAGCGGGCATCGATACCCATGCCGTGACTTTGTCCGGTCACGGGACCAGGCCGGAGGATCTCATCCCGGTCCGTGCCGAGCAATGGATCGACATGCTCATTGCGCAATATCGCGAATTGCAGCCTCGGTATGAGCAATTGCATGTCATGGGCATGTGCATGGGGGCATTGCTGGCGCTGGTGTTGTGCGAGCGGGTCGGGCATACGGAAAAACAGGGCAAGCTGGTCACGCTGGCGCCGCCGGTCTACATCGACGGCTGGTCAACCCCGTGGTATGCCAACTTGCGTTCGCTGTGCTATCTGATTCCGGGCGTCGCGTCGCGCATGAAGGTGGAAGAGGGCGAGCCCTACGGCATCAAGAACACCCTGGTGCGCGCCGTGGTCAAGGCCAAGTTCGAGCGCGGCGACAATTTTCATTATCGCTGGGTGCCGATGGCATGCATCCGCCAGGTTGATCGTCTGCGCAGCTGGGTGTTTGCCGGTGCCAGGAACATCAAGGCGCCGACGCTGATCGTGCATGCGCGGGAAGATGAACTCACCAGTTTGCGCTCGGCGGAGTTCTTGCAGGCGCGTCTTGCCGATGCGCGCACCGTGGTGCTGGAAAACAGCTACCACATGATCTGCGTCGACAACGACCGCGATCAGGTCGCCAACAGCGTGCTGGAGTTTTTCGGCTTCCCGCCGCTGCCGGAACGCGTGCGGCGGCAGCGCGGTACGGTCGCCTGA
- the purT gene encoding formate-dependent phosphoribosylglycinamide formyltransferase — MKTPVRLGTPLSPSATKVMLLGSGELGKEVIIALQRLGVEVIAVDRYADAPGHQVAHRSHVINMTDGAALAALIAKEQPDLVVPEIEAIATETLVELEKAGKARVIPTARAAWLTMNREGIRRLAGETLSLATSPYRFADSLDELKAATEQIGFPCVIKPVMSSSGKGQSKIDSAAEVEAAWNYAAAGGRVDSGRVIVEGFIDFDYEITLLTVRSLNENGDTVTSFCDPIGHVQVKGDYVESWQPHPMHPAALDKARDIARKVTENLGGLGLFGVELFVKGEMVWFSEVSPRPHDTGMVTMVTQVQSEFELHAKAILGLPVNVALRTPGASAVIYGQHDAKAIAFEGVADALRIPGADIRLFGKPESFERRRMGVALAAADNVSDARIRAKQAAAKVKPVKTS; from the coding sequence ATGAAGACTCCCGTTCGCCTCGGCACCCCGCTTTCTCCTTCCGCCACCAAAGTCATGCTGCTCGGTTCCGGCGAGCTCGGCAAAGAAGTGATCATCGCCCTGCAACGCCTGGGCGTGGAAGTGATCGCCGTGGACCGTTACGCCGATGCGCCGGGCCATCAGGTCGCGCACCGCTCGCACGTCATCAACATGACGGACGGCGCCGCACTGGCCGCCCTGATCGCCAAGGAACAGCCCGACCTGGTCGTGCCTGAAATCGAAGCCATCGCCACCGAAACCCTGGTCGAACTGGAAAAAGCCGGCAAGGCGCGCGTCATCCCGACCGCCCGCGCCGCCTGGCTGACCATGAACCGCGAAGGCATCCGCCGCCTGGCCGGTGAAACGCTGAGCCTGGCGACTTCGCCTTACCGCTTCGCCGACAGCCTCGACGAGTTGAAAGCCGCTACCGAACAAATCGGCTTCCCGTGCGTGATCAAGCCGGTCATGTCGTCCTCGGGCAAGGGCCAGTCGAAGATCGACAGCGCCGCCGAAGTCGAAGCCGCCTGGAATTACGCCGCTGCCGGCGGCCGCGTTGACTCCGGTCGGGTGATCGTGGAAGGCTTCATCGATTTCGATTATGAAATCACCTTGCTGACGGTGCGCTCGCTCAACGAGAACGGCGACACCGTCACCAGCTTCTGCGACCCGATCGGCCACGTGCAGGTCAAGGGCGATTACGTCGAATCCTGGCAGCCGCATCCGATGCATCCGGCGGCACTCGACAAGGCGCGCGACATCGCCCGCAAGGTCACCGAAAACCTCGGCGGCCTGGGCCTGTTCGGTGTTGAGTTGTTCGTCAAGGGCGAGATGGTCTGGTTCTCTGAAGTTAGCCCGCGTCCGCACGATACCGGCATGGTCACCATGGTCACCCAGGTCCAAAGCGAGTTCGAACTGCACGCCAAGGCCATCCTCGGCCTGCCGGTCAACGTTGCGCTGCGCACGCCGGGCGCGTCCGCCGTGATCTACGGCCAGCATGACGCCAAGGCCATCGCCTTCGAAGGCGTGGCCGATGCGCTGCGTATCCCGGGCGCCGACATCCGCCTGTTCGGCAAGCCGGAATCGTTTGAGCGCCGCCGCATGGGCGTGGCCCTGGCCGCCGCCGACAACGTCAGCGACGCCCGCATCCGCGCCAAGCAAGCCGCCGCCAAGGTCAAGCCGGTCAAGACTTCCTGA
- the nadB gene encoding L-aspartate oxidase gives MKFDVAIIGSGLAGLSVALHLAEKKNVVVVSKGELLDGASNWAQGGIAAVLDSGDSHDQHIDDTLIAGAGLCDEASTRFIVEHGREAIEWLIEQGVPFTRDDSAELGYHLTREGGHSQRRIIHAADATGHAVQVTLEQRVRAHPNITLLEHHCAIDVITTKKLDPTAEGAPRCVGVYVQDIKQGKVVTIAADHTVLATGGAGKVYLYTSNPDSATGDGIAMASRAGCRVANMEFIQFHPTCLYHPYAKSFLISEALRGEGALLKLPAAAGSAAGTRFMPEHDERAELAPRDIVARSIDFEMKKRGLDHVDLDISHQPPEFIKEHFPTIQARCLEFGIDITKQPIPVVPAAHYTCGGVVTDMSGRTDLSGLYAVGETAYTGLHGANRLASNSLLECLVLGRAAAQFIEQQPAAPAMALPAWDESRVTNADEEVVISHNWDELRRFMWNYVSIVRTNKRLERAQHRIRLLREEIDEYYANFRITRDLLELRNLVEVASLIVNSALARKESRGLHYSLDYPDTLAQAVPTVLSPQK, from the coding sequence ATGAAATTCGATGTCGCCATCATCGGCAGCGGACTTGCCGGTTTATCCGTCGCCCTGCATCTTGCCGAAAAGAAAAACGTGGTCGTGGTCTCCAAGGGAGAGTTGCTCGACGGCGCCAGCAACTGGGCGCAGGGCGGCATCGCTGCGGTGCTCGACTCGGGCGACAGCCATGACCAGCACATCGACGACACGCTGATCGCCGGCGCCGGCCTGTGCGATGAGGCGTCCACGCGCTTCATCGTCGAGCATGGCCGCGAAGCGATCGAGTGGCTGATCGAACAAGGCGTGCCCTTCACGCGCGACGACAGCGCCGAACTGGGTTACCACCTGACCCGCGAAGGCGGCCACAGCCAGCGCCGCATCATCCACGCCGCTGACGCCACCGGCCATGCGGTGCAGGTCACGCTGGAGCAGCGCGTGCGTGCCCATCCCAACATCACGCTGCTGGAACATCACTGCGCGATCGACGTCATCACCACGAAAAAGCTCGATCCCACAGCCGAAGGCGCACCGCGCTGCGTCGGCGTCTACGTGCAGGACATTAAGCAGGGCAAGGTCGTCACCATTGCGGCCGACCACACCGTGCTCGCCACCGGCGGCGCCGGCAAGGTCTACCTGTACACGTCGAATCCGGACTCCGCCACCGGCGACGGCATCGCCATGGCGTCGCGCGCCGGTTGCCGCGTCGCCAACATGGAATTCATCCAGTTCCATCCGACCTGCCTGTATCACCCTTACGCCAAGTCCTTCCTCATCAGCGAAGCCTTGCGTGGCGAAGGCGCCTTGCTCAAGCTGCCTGCCGCCGCCGGCAGCGCTGCCGGCACACGCTTCATGCCCGAACACGACGAACGCGCCGAACTGGCGCCGCGCGATATCGTGGCGCGCAGCATCGATTTTGAAATGAAAAAACGCGGCCTCGATCATGTCGACCTCGACATCAGCCACCAGCCGCCGGAATTCATCAAGGAACATTTCCCGACCATCCAGGCGCGTTGCCTGGAGTTCGGCATCGACATCACGAAGCAACCGATCCCGGTCGTGCCTGCAGCGCATTACACCTGTGGCGGCGTGGTGACCGATATGTCTGGCCGCACCGACCTGTCCGGCCTGTATGCCGTCGGCGAGACCGCCTACACCGGTCTGCACGGCGCCAACCGCCTGGCCAGCAATTCGCTGCTGGAATGCCTGGTGCTGGGCCGCGCCGCCGCGCAGTTCATCGAGCAGCAGCCCGCTGCGCCGGCGATGGCGTTGCCGGCCTGGGACGAAAGCCGCGTCACTAACGCCGACGAAGAAGTCGTGATCTCGCACAACTGGGACGAGCTGCGCCGCTTCATGTGGAATTACGTCAGCATCGTACGCACCAACAAGCGCCTGGAACGCGCGCAGCACCGCATTCGGCTGCTGCGCGAAGAGATCGACGAGTACTACGCCAATTTCCGCATCACGCGCGATCTGCTGGAGCTGCGCAACCTGGTCGAGGTCGCCTCGCTGATCGTCAACAGCGCACTGGCGCGCAAGGAAAGCCGGGGCCTGCATTACAGCCTCGACTATCCGGACACCCTGGCGCAAGCCGTGCCGACGGTGCTATCCCCGCAAAAGTGA
- a CDS encoding putative quinol monooxygenase, giving the protein MSITRINTFQALDDKVDALKEFLTALLPTILASPGCRSCQFLQDQTVPSRMVIIEVWDSIDAHHQSLQHVPRESIEEVKTMLAAPPVGAYYR; this is encoded by the coding sequence ATGAGCATTACGCGTATCAATACATTCCAGGCGCTCGACGACAAGGTCGACGCGCTGAAGGAGTTCCTGACCGCCCTGTTGCCGACCATCCTCGCATCTCCCGGTTGCCGGTCCTGCCAGTTTCTGCAGGATCAGACCGTCCCGTCGCGCATGGTGATCATCGAAGTCTGGGACAGCATCGACGCCCATCATCAGTCGCTGCAGCATGTGCCGCGCGAAAGCATCGAGGAAGTGAAGACCATGCTGGCTGCGCCGCCGGTCGGCGCTTACTACCGGTAA